The Cicer arietinum cultivar CDC Frontier isolate Library 1 chromosome 1, Cicar.CDCFrontier_v2.0, whole genome shotgun sequence genome contains the following window.
taacatatataatagctttttaattcatattttttttgcaCTATATACATGTTTTAGGGTTGCAATTACAAGATCACCATAGAGACAAGTTGCTATTCTCCACCATCTACAACCGATCAAATCGATTTGTTATTTGCAGACGCTCATGGCACTGAGGTACTACCTATAATATACATGTTTCTCTTCctcttaattaaaatttttgataacaaaattggagaaagtaaaataaaaattataatgtgtCTAATATCTTGTCTCAAGTTAGAATATTGTGTTGACTAcagtttgatttaaaaaaaaaatatgtttctaataataatatttaatcgAAGGTTCTTGTTCCAAGATTGGATAGTATTGCTTCTGGGATGTTCGATCAATGCACGACAAGTATATTTAACATAACAGCAAAAGTTTGTATCGATAAAATCTGCAAAGTGTTTGTATATAGACGTGGATCAAATGGTTGGATACCAAAGACTATTACTGTAAATGACTATATGCACCCTCCTCTCGCAGTTTACCTCAACGCTTCTATTCCTAATGATGGTCTTGGCTATGGCCGCAACTTGTGTAAGCTTCCTTCTAATAAGTGATTTATGCACTACTTAAATAAGAGACTAAGAAATATTTAATGATAGTATTCAATATTTCTTTTTGCGTTGTTCTTACATCAATATGCTATTAGATCTTCCCTAATATTTATTTGCATTTTctaccttttatttttttgactttttcgtctttttaattttctctttGTTTTCATGAGATGGATGTGAAAATACATATTCAGATTTTGTTACAAACCCTTTCAATTCATCGTATATTCATCCTAATCAGAATCCAACCTTGATTCTTTTATTCCTTTGCTCAATAGCAAACcacatttattttactatttcttatttttattttgaagtaaCTTTGAccgcttatatatatatatatatattactttaatATTTGAGATCCATTTATTCGAGTGTTTACTTTCTATTCTTTTCTTTTACTCATTtttgcaaaaacaaaaaaggagAGGGAATTCAAGTccatttctttcttttcttttttaatattattgtttcaatattacttgttttattttgttcattttcttaACAAACCGCACTCTATTTTTACTTTTGATATTCTTAGGTTGAAAGTCTTATTCTAAATTCGAAACCGAGACTTCACAATTGTGTGAATGAATTATAGTGGAATTTACCACATTTTATTATACGATTTGATTGACATGaattccttttttaaaaaaaaatcaataaaaaacaaCTCTCTTTTAAAATGGGACTAATTAATTAGATGCAATATCTCTTTAATTTTAGATTTGTCGGGACATCAAGTCGTACAATTTGCTAATTCgaaattatatatttcaaataagttaatcaataatattttttttttacttgttaaGAATTAATTAGATGCACATCTTTTTTATCCTGTAATCTTCATGACACAAACGATACAGTTTGCCAGTCTTGAATTACACTTTTTTCctaattaactaaaataaaccaatgcacaaatattttatactcAAAACTACGTTGTTTTGATTTTCTATTACACCGAAGGATACGTTTGAGTAGGGAAACACTCTATCAAgctatataataattttttcttaatttatcccttttataaacaaaaattataaaatgataaataatatttaaaatattgtttttattttcaaggtaaaataaacatattaaagtCAACAttaatttgacatatttaattaGAGGTACCATTGTTCGAACGAGTTATACTAATATCTTTCTTACCATAACACACTCACAAATCTAGAATATCATTTTGaagacttttttttaaaaggttcaATGTTTTTCGATAAATAAACAATAGTCGCAACTTCCTATTCCGAATAAACTcacactattttattttgattcgtCATATCCTTTCGTGACCGAATAATCAagcattttttattaaatgtgcaCAATTGTGGactttttatgatttaaatttatgGCATTGTTTCAAATTTGCGTTTtagtgtttatttatttattttaatcttaagtTGCATTTTAGTTTTATTCTTTAATCTTCACGCATTTATAATTAtgtatatttatgtttttaggTTTTCAATCAAAGTTTCTTCGGCGTTAACTTGTGATTTTCTTTAGTTAACAattcatttatcatatatttgaaCCATGTATATTTTGACATAATGTTTTCTTCATGAAAATTATGtaaaacttgaacttcaaatttgaaatatttgcatatatattaaaacttattttttaacttatcaAAAGTCCACAATAAATATTCAtttgttgatgtttttttttttgatatacTTCTATTATAATCAATATTATCATCATTAACAGATGTAGGGTTTTACActattttattcataaaaaaaaaaagttacattagTCTCCTCATACACAATAAATGTGTACAAATTTAAATTGCTTAGAACTAGAAAAtattcactacgcgaaaaatggtattttacagcgctttttttaagccatttacagcgcttttccaaaaaattaagcgctgtagtatccagcgctgtaaaaagatacaacaacgctctttaaaataaaaaaagcgctctaaatctcttctaaaaacgcgctgcttgttgtattagttttacggcgctttttaaaaaaagcgctgtaatattcattcctttatttcaattagatctctttctgggattataacaacaatctccttcatgaatcgtaatatacagtatccacagtctatgttgttagtttgacgagagcactataaaataaaacatataagtcaataaatatttgtagattgattgttaatgaaattttaaagccatacatttcaaacctttattggaatccatgtgatttatttgatttttgcttcgacactgtagcacccatttgagctcggaaaacttgtaaaacactatcaaataaatgtgattattagcattaacagacacattatatatatatatataagaaataaatgaataaatgaatacaatacctgaagagtgcgaagaaatacgtagagttcataaggttacggtttcgtttaagaagaaacagcgagaatgcgcagaaatacgaacggttcgtaggacagagtagggttctcattgagaagagtacgtaataatgtttgtagggatagtaacaaatatggagatgatttgcaatggagatggttaacaatatggttcatagggacattagggttcgcaatgagaaggataatgaagaggagaaggacactgaagtgtagtgaagtttatgtaataaagaggaaactgaagcgatttactgttatattttattttttaaaagcctattacagcgctttttttaaaaagcgctgtaaaagacctccttattttacttttaaaagcctattacagcgctttttttacaaagcgctgtaaaagaccttattttattttttaaaagcctattacagcgctttttttaaaaagcgctgtaaaagacctccttattttacttttaaaagcctattacagcgctttttttaaaaaacgctGTGAaagaccttattttattttttaaaagcctattacagcgctttttttaaaaagcgctgtaaaagacctccttattttacttttaaaagcctattacagcgttttttttaaaaagcgctgtaaaagaccttattttactttttaaaagcctattacaacacttttttaaagagcgctgtaaaagacctccttattttattttttaaaagcctattacaacgctttttt
Protein-coding sequences here:
- the LOC105852129 gene encoding embryo-specific protein ATS3B-like translates to MKVFTLIFTFSIIVDLLQATPTLITRHTIQTNQSSTLNSVEGEGCNYKITIETSCYSPPSTTDQIDLLFADAHGTEVLVPRLDSIASGMFDQCTTSIFNITAKVCIDKICKVFVYRRGSNGWIPKTITVNDYMHPPLAVYLNASIPNDGLGYGRNLCKLPSNK